The following proteins are encoded in a genomic region of Tenacibaculum sp. 190524A05c:
- the nrdG gene encoding anaerobic ribonucleoside-triphosphate reductase activating protein, translating to MVLNIHKYITSSEVEGPGKRFVLWVQGCSIQCDNCFVPQTWKRENGIEIKVDELYDIIANKEEDIEGITVFGGEPFDQHKALYSLIKKIKSHTKLSVMIFSGYTIEHIKRRKDKTNHLLLELCDIFVDGPYIEKLHDLSRPWSGSSNQRYFFFTDRYKELANKLDIKNKLTITIQNTGEVVVNGIAHKDSIRYLENLISS from the coding sequence ATGGTTTTAAATATTCATAAATATATCACTTCTTCAGAGGTTGAAGGTCCAGGGAAACGTTTTGTTTTATGGGTTCAAGGATGCAGCATACAATGTGATAATTGTTTTGTTCCACAAACTTGGAAAAGAGAAAATGGAATAGAAATTAAGGTTGATGAATTGTATGATATTATTGCAAATAAAGAAGAGGATATTGAAGGGATAACCGTTTTTGGAGGAGAACCATTTGATCAACACAAAGCGCTGTACTCATTAATTAAAAAAATCAAGAGTCATACTAAATTGTCCGTAATGATTTTTAGTGGTTACACAATAGAACATATCAAAAGGAGAAAAGATAAAACAAATCATTTGCTTCTTGAACTATGCGATATTTTTGTTGATGGCCCTTATATAGAAAAATTACACGACTTATCCCGTCCATGGTCAGGCTCAAGTAACCAACGCTATTTCTTTTTTACTGACCGATACAAAGAATTAGCTAATAAACTTGATATTAAAAATAAGCTAACCATTACCATACAAAATACGGGTGAAGTTGTAGTTAATGGTATAGCTCATAAAGATTCTATAAGGTATTTAGAAAATCTAATTTCAAGTTAA
- a CDS encoding ComEA family DNA-binding protein: MCLIAIIILVLAFVPYANAIVAIFFSLFSGSYKLILGTILLFVAYYYAVQIDEKTNEEYMKSFYKVDDVDDLKFFYGNDYFSTINPKYSLVTTELNNGYHEIKKDSNNNETIHKIEVESGVFTSYFITNKSGDTLENHLDKLYHLQVANYERDNPGKKVILDFPVRKEGLFWYARRIIYILCILAVFYSFFSVETTHTYVESIKDISKKRPSFLKNERRLDSNNLLEDVINETDENTGVISVEKEVSLLDVNSATEEDFATLSGISMVQAKYLVKEREDNGSYSSILNFYTRNDISENIQENIQEKITCDERENEEPKDTSRKRFRGRRLEL; encoded by the coding sequence ATGTGTTTAATTGCTATTATCATTTTAGTCCTAGCTTTTGTGCCTTATGCCAATGCAATTGTGGCAATTTTCTTCTCTTTATTTAGCGGTAGTTATAAGTTAATTTTAGGGACTATTTTATTATTTGTAGCTTACTATTATGCTGTTCAAATAGATGAAAAAACGAACGAAGAGTATATGAAATCCTTCTATAAGGTGGATGACGTTGACGATTTAAAATTTTTTTACGGAAACGATTATTTTTCAACTATAAACCCAAAATATTCTCTAGTAACTACAGAATTAAATAATGGGTATCATGAAATTAAAAAGGATAGTAATAATAATGAAACGATTCATAAAATTGAAGTAGAGTCAGGAGTGTTTACCTCATATTTTATTACTAATAAATCGGGAGATACCTTAGAAAATCATTTAGATAAATTATACCATTTACAAGTTGCCAATTATGAAAGAGATAATCCTGGTAAAAAGGTAATTCTTGATTTTCCAGTACGAAAAGAAGGACTCTTTTGGTACGCTCGAAGAATTATTTATATACTATGCATTTTGGCAGTATTTTATTCGTTTTTTTCAGTTGAAACTACTCATACTTATGTGGAATCGATAAAAGATATTTCGAAAAAAAGACCATCATTTTTAAAAAATGAAAGAAGATTGGATTCGAATAATTTGTTAGAAGATGTAATCAATGAAACTGATGAAAATACTGGTGTAATTAGTGTTGAAAAAGAAGTCAGTTTATTAGATGTTAATAGTGCAACTGAGGAAGATTTTGCAACATTATCAGGAATTTCAATGGTACAAGCCAAGTATTTGGTGAAAGAAAGAGAAGATAATGGTAGTTATAGTTCAATATTGAATTTTTATACTAGAAATGATATTTCTGAAAATATTCAAGAGAATATTCAAGAGAAAATTACGTGTGATGAAAGAGAAAATGAAGAGCCAAAGGATACATCCAGAAAAAGATTTAGAGGAAGAAGGTTAGAGTTATAA
- a CDS encoding DUF2997 domain-containing protein, which produces MKKIIIEITNSGAVKAKVEGVKGKRCLEYISVLEDLIEGETLEHELTHEFHENEIEVNKENKLSNNSK; this is translated from the coding sequence ATGAAGAAAATCATAATTGAAATAACCAATAGTGGAGCTGTAAAAGCGAAGGTTGAAGGAGTAAAAGGGAAAAGATGTTTAGAGTATATAAGCGTATTGGAAGATTTAATCGAAGGAGAAACATTAGAACATGAACTTACTCACGAATTTCATGAAAATGAGATTGAAGTAAACAAAGAAAATAAATTGTCAAACAATAGTAAATAG
- a CDS encoding AAA family ATPase, with protein MKSQYLQFEQSLVNHIKARFPILYITTWEEERLIELIDQMVNEKNHFKFKKEVFQWSVTKGIENNGKVVKPDIKNAISILEYIENYKEDAVFILKDLYFDLKRCCENHPNQVLIRKIKDLVYQLKMSEYSKTIIIVGHDIFVPDDLSKQICLMDFELPNNEEIQKVYKNIIDANKDNEKLKLRVDNEDLKKLSDAASGLTLHEAENALALAITRDGTLSLSDIEAIKEEKKQLIKRSGILEFLSPKIDMKSVGGLNNIKNWIYKRSNSWGSVAKQYNLPSPKGVLITGVPGCGKSLIAKSLSSEWNLPLLRFDVGSVFGGIVGSSEANMRKVIQTAEAIAPCVLWIDEIEKGFTGIGSSGDSGTSTRIFGTFLSWMQEKRKFVFVVATANKIDLLPPELMRKGRFDEIFFVDLPTKVERAAIFKVHLRKKLKNKEVLEADFSEQKYLDILVEKTEGFTGAEIEQVVISALFEAFDQRRKLTFEDFEKSIENTVPLKVTQAENIEAIRQWANVRAVSATTINDNEFIEEAVVVDKDGFDDFKPSPNSQPRRGGRTIDF; from the coding sequence ATGAAATCACAATATCTTCAGTTTGAACAATCTTTAGTGAATCATATCAAAGCTCGATTCCCAATATTATATATTACTACTTGGGAAGAAGAAAGACTTATTGAATTAATTGATCAAATGGTAAATGAAAAAAATCACTTTAAGTTTAAAAAAGAAGTTTTTCAATGGAGTGTTACTAAAGGAATAGAGAATAATGGAAAAGTTGTAAAACCAGATATTAAGAATGCAATAAGCATACTTGAGTATATTGAAAATTACAAGGAAGATGCGGTTTTCATTTTAAAAGATTTATATTTTGATTTAAAGCGATGTTGTGAAAATCATCCAAATCAAGTCTTAATTAGAAAAATTAAAGATTTGGTTTATCAGCTCAAAATGTCAGAGTATTCTAAGACAATAATAATCGTTGGTCATGATATTTTTGTTCCAGATGATTTGTCAAAGCAAATTTGTTTGATGGATTTTGAATTGCCAAATAATGAGGAAATTCAGAAAGTATACAAGAATATTATAGATGCGAATAAAGACAACGAAAAATTAAAGCTTCGAGTCGATAATGAAGATTTGAAGAAACTAAGTGATGCTGCATCAGGACTAACTTTACATGAGGCTGAGAATGCATTGGCATTAGCAATCACAAGAGATGGTACTTTAAGTTTGAGTGATATTGAAGCGATAAAGGAAGAGAAAAAACAACTGATAAAAAGATCTGGTATTCTTGAGTTTTTATCTCCAAAAATAGATATGAAAAGCGTTGGAGGTTTAAATAATATTAAAAATTGGATTTATAAAAGATCTAATTCTTGGGGAAGTGTAGCAAAACAATATAATCTTCCTTCGCCCAAAGGAGTTTTAATTACTGGGGTTCCAGGTTGTGGAAAATCGTTAATAGCGAAATCATTAAGTTCCGAATGGAATTTACCATTACTGAGGTTTGATGTTGGAAGTGTTTTTGGTGGAATCGTAGGAAGTAGTGAAGCTAATATGAGAAAGGTAATTCAAACTGCCGAAGCAATTGCGCCTTGTGTATTATGGATTGATGAGATTGAAAAAGGATTTACAGGAATTGGTTCTTCTGGAGATAGCGGTACTTCAACTCGTATTTTTGGAACTTTTTTAAGTTGGATGCAGGAGAAACGAAAGTTTGTTTTCGTTGTTGCAACAGCTAACAAAATTGATTTATTGCCTCCTGAGTTAATGCGAAAAGGACGTTTTGATGAAATCTTTTTTGTCGACTTACCAACTAAAGTTGAAAGAGCGGCAATTTTTAAAGTGCATTTGCGTAAGAAATTAAAGAATAAAGAAGTTCTTGAAGCTGATTTTAGTGAGCAGAAATATCTTGATATTCTTGTAGAAAAAACTGAAGGTTTTACAGGAGCTGAGATTGAACAAGTAGTTATTTCTGCATTATTCGAAGCTTTTGATCAACGAAGAAAATTAACCTTTGAAGATTTTGAAAAATCTATTGAAAATACGGTTCCTTTAAAAGTTACTCAAGCAGAAAATATTGAGGCAATTCGACAATGGGCAAATGTTAGAGCTGTATCAGCAACAACCATTAATGACAATGAATTCATTGAAGAAGCCGTAGTTGTTGACAAAGATGGTTTTGATGATTTTAAACCATCACCAAATAGCCAGCCAAGAAGAGGAGGAAGAACAATAGATTTTTAA
- a CDS encoding alpha/beta fold hydrolase, whose amino-acid sequence MKRSKLTIPNDKGYQLNAFLELPANQKPEFYAIFAHCFTCTSSLSAVKNISRALTNYGFGVVRFDFTGLGKSEGEFHESHFSANVTDLIAVSNYMEEYFQAPSLLVGHSLGGAAVITAASKLTSVRAVATIGAPADVEHVTHLFSHGIHEVQEKGEVDINIGGRPFKINRDFVDNFTKTDLPEIVRNLRKPILIMHSPIDRIVGIKNAEKIYVNAHHPKSFVTLDNADHLLTNPEDSKYAGNVIGTWVQRYFPKKIIQKLDTDQDQAVGHLNLVEDNFTTKIQASNHNLIADEPESVGGDDFGPSPFDLLNAALIACTTMTLKMYANRKQWDLQEVYVYVTRVKKSSEELGITSEKLNRHDFFTKKIKLVGNLDEKQKARLLEIAAKCPVHNTLENQAYFESSLID is encoded by the coding sequence ATGAAAAGATCTAAACTTACTATTCCGAACGATAAAGGATATCAACTTAATGCTTTTTTAGAATTACCTGCTAATCAAAAACCAGAGTTCTATGCAATTTTTGCGCACTGTTTTACGTGTACAAGTTCTTTAAGTGCCGTAAAAAACATAAGTAGAGCTCTTACTAATTATGGTTTCGGAGTTGTACGCTTTGATTTTACAGGTTTAGGTAAAAGCGAGGGAGAATTTCATGAAAGTCATTTTTCAGCTAATGTGACAGATTTAATTGCTGTGAGCAACTACATGGAAGAGTATTTTCAAGCTCCTTCCTTGTTGGTTGGTCATTCTCTTGGTGGAGCGGCTGTAATTACCGCTGCTTCAAAGTTAACTTCTGTAAGAGCTGTTGCAACTATTGGTGCTCCTGCGGATGTTGAACATGTTACTCACTTATTCTCTCATGGAATTCATGAAGTTCAAGAAAAAGGAGAGGTTGATATTAATATTGGTGGAAGACCATTCAAAATAAATAGAGATTTCGTAGATAATTTCACCAAAACAGATTTACCTGAGATCGTTAGAAATTTGAGAAAGCCAATCCTAATCATGCATTCTCCAATCGATAGAATTGTTGGTATAAAAAATGCCGAAAAAATTTACGTAAACGCCCATCATCCAAAGAGTTTTGTAACCTTAGATAATGCAGATCATTTATTAACTAATCCTGAGGATAGTAAATATGCCGGAAATGTAATTGGAACTTGGGTACAACGATATTTCCCAAAGAAAATCATTCAAAAATTAGACACTGATCAAGATCAAGCTGTTGGACATTTGAATTTAGTAGAAGATAATTTCACCACTAAAATTCAAGCTAGTAATCATAACTTAATTGCTGATGAACCTGAAAGTGTTGGTGGAGACGATTTTGGTCCTTCTCCATTCGATCTCTTAAACGCAGCGCTTATTGCGTGTACAACAATGACTTTAAAAATGTATGCCAATAGAAAGCAATGGGATTTACAAGAAGTTTATGTTTATGTCACTCGAGTGAAGAAATCAAGTGAAGAATTAGGGATCACTTCAGAAAAATTGAATCGACACGATTTCTTTACCAAAAAGATTAAGTTAGTCGGTAATTTGGATGAAAAACAAAAAGCTCGTTTACTAGAAATTGCAGCAAAATGTCCGGTTCATAACACATTGGAAAACCAAGCGTACTTTGAATCTAGTTTAATTGATTAG
- a CDS encoding protein adenylyltransferase SelO — protein sequence MIFNLNDTFNKELPADITQENSRRQVYNACYSFVTPKQTSNPELIHFSDDFLNEVGITKEDAQSEEFLKVFSGNKVLKNTHPYAMCYGGHQFGHWAGQLGDGRAINLFEIDYNDKHWTFQLKGAGETPYSRTADGLAVLRSSIREHLCSEAMHYLGVPTTRSLALSLTGDQVMRDIMYNGNAAYEKGAVVCRVAPSFIRFGNFEIFAARQDNETLKKLADYTIEHFYSNITSTGKQKYLDFLTEVRNRTIDMIVHWQRVGFVHGVMNTDNLSILGLTIDYGPYGWLEGFDYEWTPNTTDAQNKRYRFGNQPYIAMWNLYKLANALYPLIEEVDPLQTILNKYEALYLKQYEVMMKQKLGLDTKSDYSSLISGIEKTLQLIETDYTIFFRKLSLVTKNDTPANSILKISDAFYNEEELREENKKQWLSWFAQYIETIQSLDSTDEERAARMNTVNPKYVLRNYMAQLAIDDANKGNYDLIDELYQLLKNPYDEQPTYEKWFAKRPEWARHKVGCSMLSCSS from the coding sequence ATGATTTTTAACCTTAACGATACGTTTAACAAAGAACTTCCAGCAGATATAACTCAGGAAAATTCAAGAAGACAAGTATATAATGCTTGTTATTCTTTTGTTACTCCAAAGCAAACTTCAAACCCTGAACTGATACATTTTTCAGATGACTTTTTAAATGAAGTTGGAATTACAAAAGAGGATGCTCAAAGTGAAGAATTCCTTAAGGTATTTTCTGGAAATAAAGTATTGAAAAATACGCATCCTTATGCCATGTGTTATGGCGGACATCAATTTGGTCATTGGGCTGGACAATTAGGAGATGGTAGGGCAATTAATCTGTTTGAAATTGATTATAACGATAAACATTGGACTTTTCAATTGAAAGGTGCAGGTGAAACTCCATATTCAAGAACTGCGGATGGATTAGCCGTTTTACGTTCTTCAATAAGAGAACATTTATGTAGTGAAGCCATGCATTATTTAGGTGTTCCCACTACTAGATCTTTAGCGCTAAGTTTAACGGGAGATCAAGTAATGAGAGACATTATGTACAATGGAAACGCAGCTTATGAAAAAGGAGCTGTAGTTTGTAGAGTCGCTCCTAGTTTTATTCGTTTTGGGAATTTTGAAATTTTTGCAGCTAGACAAGATAATGAAACGCTTAAAAAGCTTGCTGATTACACTATCGAGCATTTTTATTCGAACATTACTTCAACAGGAAAACAAAAGTATTTAGATTTTCTAACGGAAGTTCGAAATAGAACTATCGATATGATTGTTCATTGGCAACGTGTTGGGTTTGTTCATGGTGTAATGAATACGGATAATTTATCTATTCTTGGATTAACGATTGATTATGGACCTTATGGTTGGTTAGAAGGATTTGATTATGAATGGACTCCGAATACCACTGATGCTCAAAACAAAAGATATCGTTTTGGTAATCAGCCATACATTGCCATGTGGAATTTATACAAACTTGCTAATGCCTTATATCCATTAATTGAAGAAGTAGATCCGTTACAGACAATATTGAATAAATATGAAGCTCTGTATTTGAAACAGTATGAGGTTATGATGAAGCAAAAATTAGGCTTGGACACTAAATCAGATTATTCTTCCCTTATTTCCGGTATCGAGAAAACATTACAATTAATTGAAACGGACTATACTATATTCTTTAGAAAACTATCATTGGTTACTAAAAACGATACTCCAGCAAATTCAATACTGAAAATATCGGATGCATTTTATAACGAAGAAGAGCTTCGAGAAGAAAATAAAAAACAGTGGTTATCTTGGTTTGCTCAGTATATTGAAACTATTCAATCATTAGATTCAACAGATGAAGAAAGAGCTGCACGAATGAATACTGTAAATCCGAAATATGTTTTACGAAATTACATGGCGCAATTAGCTATTGATGACGCAAATAAAGGAAACTATGATTTAATTGATGAATTATATCAACTGTTAAAAAACCCATATGATGAACAACCAACTTACGAGAAATGGTTCGCCAAACGTCCAGAATGGGCTCGTCATAAAGTGGGTTGCTCAATGTTATCTTGTAGTTCTTAA
- a CDS encoding endonuclease — translation MKKLLLLSLLLVAIKVSAQIPTYYNDVNLNLTGVSLKNELATKIINTHTNSLSYSNIWDASQITDENPLNSSEVLLIYGYENGSDGNQDNDRERSKTATCGPGSCTGLWNREHVFANSLANPDLDASGTSGPPYADAHNLRPCDTNTNSSRGNSLFADGTGNAGAVTGGWYPGDEWKGDVARIAMYMYLRYGSQCLPTLLGVGSSASTPDDMIDLFLDWNAEDPVSDFEKQRNTYHDSAGTYAQGNRNPFIDNPAFATEIWGGPQAEDLFGGGGGGDTEAPTVPTGLASSNIASTSFTVSWSASTDNTAVTGYNILLNNVQVGTSNTTSYNATGLTGSTTYNVTVQAYDAAGNTSVSSTQIMVTTAVQTGFASELFFSEYIEGSSVNKALEIANYTGSTVDLSVYSIKRQTNGAGAWSSGLSLTGNLANGNVHVVANSGASTDITNKANQTSNASELSFNGNDPVGLFKNDVLIDIIGTFDGGSGNFAINTTLVRKSTVSGPTTTYSAAEWDSFASDTFTNIGFHIAGTTNIFTGNTDSDWNTTSNWSFATVPSNTNVMIGSGKDVSASGSISVANLTLDPGASLTVGTNLTTSGTVTVNSGASLIAQNSTSFDLTYNRSLGTTNWYLVSSTVTNETIQDIIGNHSLASGSSGNIGIGDYDNSTPGWTYANASTTGSLASGEGRSIKLTAADDVSFSGAMPLNDVTIAIADGGVGGNGFNLIGNPFPSYVTANHSSPTGSNNLLSLNTGILEEETIWFWNQATSQYSTVNQALAILNGIYYIAPGQGFFVRSNTTGGNFSFPESLQSHQSSDTFAKGINQNHSSIKLMLSVDGNSDKETDILYVQGATSGWDNGWDSTIFDGASTDLIIYSELVENSQGQKLAIQSLSNDTFSEVIPLGVNASGNMEITIAAESSNLPTGYEMYLEDRVEGVFTLLDGSSNYTKQLTENVSGTGRFYLHTSQSVLNVDDASLQSVTVFVDDHNTIQVKGIHENTDVTLFNISGQKIVTSSFIGNGNNSVPMKKLATGLYILQLDTSKGKIVKKVLLK, via the coding sequence ATGAAGAAATTATTACTTCTATCGCTGTTACTTGTTGCAATAAAAGTATCAGCACAAATTCCTACGTATTATAATGATGTTAATTTGAATCTAACTGGAGTTAGTTTGAAAAATGAATTGGCAACAAAGATTATTAATACACATACGAACAGTTTGTCTTATTCAAATATTTGGGATGCTTCTCAAATTACAGATGAAAATCCATTGAACAGTAGTGAAGTTTTATTGATTTATGGTTATGAAAATGGTTCAGATGGTAATCAGGATAATGATAGAGAAAGAAGTAAAACAGCAACATGTGGACCAGGAAGTTGTACAGGGTTATGGAATAGAGAACACGTGTTTGCAAATTCTTTAGCCAATCCTGATTTGGATGCTTCAGGTACAAGTGGCCCTCCATATGCGGATGCACATAATTTAAGACCTTGTGATACAAACACAAATTCATCTAGAGGAAATTCACTTTTTGCGGATGGAACTGGAAACGCTGGAGCTGTTACTGGAGGCTGGTATCCTGGAGATGAATGGAAAGGTGATGTTGCTAGAATTGCTATGTACATGTATTTACGATATGGAAGTCAATGTTTACCAACTTTGTTAGGTGTTGGAAGTAGTGCTTCAACTCCAGATGATATGATAGATTTATTTCTAGATTGGAATGCGGAAGATCCTGTTTCTGATTTTGAAAAACAACGAAATACGTATCATGATAGTGCAGGAACTTATGCACAGGGAAATAGAAATCCATTTATAGATAATCCTGCTTTTGCAACTGAAATTTGGGGCGGACCACAAGCTGAAGATCTATTTGGTGGAGGTGGAGGAGGTGATACTGAAGCACCAACAGTTCCAACGGGATTAGCTTCTTCAAATATTGCTTCAACTTCGTTTACAGTTTCTTGGTCAGCGTCTACAGATAATACAGCAGTAACTGGATATAATATTCTATTAAATAATGTTCAAGTAGGAACATCGAATACAACGAGTTACAATGCAACAGGTTTAACAGGTTCGACAACGTATAATGTTACTGTTCAAGCGTATGATGCAGCAGGAAATACTTCTGTTTCCAGTACTCAAATCATGGTAACAACTGCAGTACAAACTGGATTTGCTTCAGAACTATTTTTCTCGGAATATATTGAAGGATCTTCTGTAAATAAAGCACTAGAAATAGCAAATTACACGGGAAGTACAGTTGATTTAAGTGTGTATTCAATAAAAAGACAAACTAATGGAGCAGGAGCTTGGTCGAGTGGTCTATCCTTAACAGGGAATTTAGCAAATGGAAATGTTCACGTGGTTGCCAATTCTGGGGCTTCTACAGATATTACAAATAAAGCAAATCAAACCTCAAATGCTTCCGAATTATCATTTAATGGAAATGATCCAGTAGGATTGTTTAAAAATGACGTACTTATTGATATTATTGGAACTTTTGACGGAGGTTCAGGGAATTTTGCAATAAATACAACTTTAGTTAGAAAATCAACAGTTAGTGGACCAACAACAACATATTCTGCTGCTGAATGGGATTCTTTCGCTTCAGACACTTTTACGAATATTGGATTTCATATTGCCGGAACTACAAATATTTTCACAGGAAATACCGATAGCGATTGGAATACAACATCGAACTGGAGTTTTGCAACGGTTCCTAGTAATACAAATGTTATGATTGGATCTGGGAAAGATGTTAGTGCTAGTGGAAGTATTTCAGTGGCAAATTTAACTCTTGATCCAGGAGCATCTTTAACAGTAGGAACAAATCTTACAACTTCAGGAACTGTAACTGTGAATTCAGGAGCTTCTTTGATTGCACAAAACTCTACTAGTTTTGATTTGACCTATAACAGATCATTAGGAACAACAAATTGGTATTTGGTTTCATCAACAGTTACGAATGAAACAATTCAAGATATAATTGGTAATCATAGCTTAGCATCAGGTTCATCAGGAAATATTGGTATTGGAGATTATGATAATTCAACTCCAGGTTGGACTTACGCTAACGCCTCAACAACTGGAAGTTTAGCTAGTGGAGAAGGGCGTTCAATAAAATTAACTGCTGCAGATGATGTTTCATTTAGTGGAGCCATGCCTTTAAATGATGTTACAATAGCAATTGCTGATGGTGGAGTAGGAGGAAATGGCTTTAATTTGATCGGAAATCCTTTCCCTTCTTATGTAACTGCAAATCATTCTTCTCCTACAGGTTCAAATAATTTATTAAGTTTAAATACAGGAATTCTTGAGGAAGAAACTATTTGGTTCTGGAATCAAGCTACGAGTCAATATTCAACAGTAAATCAGGCATTGGCAATTTTAAATGGAATCTATTATATTGCTCCAGGTCAAGGTTTCTTTGTAAGATCGAATACAACTGGTGGGAACTTTAGTTTTCCTGAATCTTTACAAAGTCATCAGTCTTCAGATACATTCGCAAAAGGAATTAACCAAAATCATTCAAGTATAAAGTTGATGTTAAGTGTAGATGGCAATTCAGATAAGGAAACAGACATTTTATACGTTCAGGGAGCAACTTCAGGATGGGATAATGGTTGGGATTCTACAATTTTTGATGGAGCAAGTACAGATTTAATAATCTATTCAGAATTGGTTGAAAATAGCCAAGGACAGAAGCTTGCCATTCAATCATTATCAAATGATACATTTAGTGAAGTTATTCCATTGGGTGTTAATGCTTCAGGAAATATGGAGATAACAATTGCTGCTGAATCTTCGAATTTACCAACAGGATATGAAATGTACTTGGAAGACCGAGTTGAAGGAGTTTTTACATTATTAGATGGATCTTCTAATTACACAAAACAGTTAACTGAGAATGTTTCAGGAACTGGACGTTTTTATTTACACACAAGTCAATCTGTTTTAAATGTAGATGATGCTTCTTTACAATCGGTTACGGTTTTTGTAGATGATCATAACACGATTCAGGTAAAAGGAATTCATGAGAATACTGATGTAACTTTATTCAATATTTCAGGACAGAAAATAGTTACTTCTAGTTTTATTGGAAATGGAAACAATAGTGTTCCAATGAAAAAGTTAGCGACTGGATTATACATTTTACAACTCGATACGAGTAAAGGAAAAATCGTTAAGAAAGTATTGCTTAAGTAA
- a CDS encoding oxidoreductase has product MSKVIIITGASSGIGKSTALQLIKEGHTVYGVARRLEKMQDIVKAGGKALAMDVTNQSQVNSVIQEILSIEQRIDVLINNAGFAIWGAVEDTSYEDAKRQFEVNIFGLAEVTKAVLPTMRKQKSGKIINISSIGGKIYSPLGAWYHATKHALEGWSDCLRLEVSQFGIDVVIVEPGAIKTEFGDVLNENFSNSENGPYADLALTMKKVTENAYKDGNYSTPDVIGNVISKAIKARKPKTRYSAGKMAAQTLFFRQWFSDKAFDKTIMRMIKNIEKQG; this is encoded by the coding sequence ATGAGTAAAGTAATCATAATAACCGGAGCTTCTTCAGGAATTGGAAAATCTACAGCGCTACAGCTTATTAAAGAAGGACACACAGTTTATGGAGTCGCAAGACGATTAGAAAAAATGCAAGATATTGTTAAAGCTGGTGGAAAAGCGTTAGCAATGGATGTTACCAATCAATCGCAAGTGAATTCTGTAATTCAAGAAATCTTATCTATTGAACAAAGAATTGACGTTTTAATAAACAATGCTGGTTTCGCTATTTGGGGAGCTGTTGAAGACACATCTTATGAAGATGCGAAACGACAATTTGAAGTAAACATTTTCGGTTTAGCAGAAGTTACCAAAGCTGTACTTCCAACAATGAGAAAACAAAAAAGCGGTAAAATCATAAATATTTCATCTATTGGAGGAAAAATTTACAGTCCACTTGGCGCATGGTATCACGCAACAAAACATGCTTTAGAAGGATGGAGTGATTGTTTACGTTTGGAAGTAAGTCAGTTCGGAATTGATGTTGTAATTGTTGAACCTGGTGCCATCAAAACTGAATTTGGGGATGTTCTGAATGAAAACTTTTCAAACTCAGAAAATGGACCTTATGCTGATTTAGCTTTAACTATGAAAAAAGTTACAGAAAATGCATATAAGGATGGAAATTACTCAACTCCAGATGTAATTGGAAATGTTATCTCCAAAGCGATAAAAGCTAGAAAGCCTAAAACAAGATATTCTGCAGGAAAAATGGCAGCTCAAACATTATTTTTTAGACAATGGTTTAGCGATAAAGCCTTTGATAAAACCATTATGAGAATGATTAAGAATATAGAAAAACAAGGTTAG